DNA from Antennarius striatus isolate MH-2024 chromosome 1, ASM4005453v1, whole genome shotgun sequence:
GTGAATGTAAAacttcttctgtctctctgatAATGTGAAGATGAAGGTGAGGTTTGACTGTGTCGGCAAAACTAGGCCCTTGAATATGAGGAACATGATCTGATGGGGAAAACGAAGAGATAGCCTCACAGGGGGAAATGTTCTCAAAGCATATCTATTTCAGAATGAAAACATTACAAAGTCTTGGGATCAAACTCCCCCAGTGCCAACAATCTCAGCTCATGAACAGACTGGGATTTTTCTCTCTATTGAAGTAGGAGCAGAAACCAAGATTCAGAGAGAGGTCGTCTACTAACCCTGGAGCAAAGCCCTCAAAATGGCTACGTCGATGTCCTGATGCTCCTCGGAGCTGATGTGAAACACAGTGATCTGTttccagaaaacaaaataacacttATCAACATGTCCATACAGATATCAACATGTCCATACAGATATCATCGAGATATTTCAAACTcaacaaaaagtaaacaaaactaaaaagtaTGTCTAAAATTTTTATTAGATTCTGTCCAAAAGTTTCTGATATAAGGACTAACAATACCTCCATTAAACCATTAAGTACAGTCATattaatggttttttttaaatatttaaatcaaaacagtcatgaataataaattacattggaaaaagaccaaaatatattaatgaaagaaaaaaccccccaatatCTATGAAATTACCAATTCTTTGCTCTTCATGCACTCCATGAGGGTCTGAAAGAGATGGATAGCGTCGCTCTGGCTGAAGTTGAAGGTTTTCTTGATGGTTGCGATGATGTCTGTTTCCACTCCATCAGGAAGGCGGCTGTGATagaatgacataaaaacatgGCTAAAGTCACTGCGCTTCAAATCACACACCAAAAGTACAGGTTTTATTCAGCAAATGCCATCTCAACATGAACACTGTTTAAAGTTTAGTGGTGTCAGGCCAGGTTAGCGTTGTGTTGACTTCTCTGGCTGGACTTTTTGGTCCTTACAGGCCACAAATGTCATCAACCTCAGGGATCAACAGCGTGGTCCCTTTGGCATGAAGTGCTTTTTGGTATCATGACAGTTTTTCGTTTTACGGGTTTGTACAAATCTTTAACAGAGGTTCTGTataaatcattttctttcttctgtgtgtgtgtgtgtgtgtgtgcgtcttaCCCTCCCTCCTCAGTTTGCTTGTGAACGTAGGCCAGTATGTCAGCAGCGCGACCAGTCCCCTCACACACCACCACAGGGACTGGGGGGCTCTCCTGAAGGTACTCCAGCACCGTCAGGATTACATTTGGACCCCCCTCAAAGATCAGGGCCACGACAGAAACTCCCTGACCGATTCCTACAAGACCAAAGAGtgtgtttaaagtttaaactcCCTCAGCTGTGGTGTCAGTCAGTGACAGATTGAGCAGTCGAGGGGATTAGTGGTCGTTATCCCCTGGTTCCCATCATGCAATGAAAAACTGGAACATAAAATGACTGCACCTTGGAGTCCTGTCCAGTTTGAATCATCATGATAATGTTATTGTATATGTAATATTTAATACGAGAATTAAAATCACACACCCTACTTTCACAAATGAAAGTGAATCCTCTGGTTTCTTAAGAAtttaagttaaaacatgttttgcaaAGCAGATTTGAGTTTTGGGTTTTTACTCACGTGCATGTATTCTCTGGAGATTGATGTGCTTCTCCAACTCCCGCCGCAAGTTGACCTCAGCTCCGTACTTGCCCACCGTTCCGTCGTCCACCAGGAGGAAATGGGAATGAAGACCGTTGAGAACATTTAGTTTGCTGAGAGGATTCAGCAGCGTCTGGTATGGAGCAATAATCTGCAGTGTGGACATGACAGGAGAGAGAAACGCAAgatgagaggggggggggatgaaggaAAAACTTGTTATGGATCTTCACAAACAAACCCTTAAAGTACCAGGTTTAATTACAAACAAGACTATAAGAGTTGTATCTCACATCTCTGCCGATAAGATCGTTCCTGTTTTCAATGACTCCCCAGGGTGCGATCCCGATAGTGCAAATTTTCTTGGATGACCTTGAGCAGTGCTCTTTGAGAGCGTCTCCCACATGCTTCGCTACACCTTTAGGACAGATGCACAAAACAATCAAGAAATTATCATCACTGGATAGCGGAGTAAAGTTGTCATTGTGGTGTAGCTGTTACCATCTCAGTTTAACTTACGATTTTATAAAACTCACCTCTGACTTGAGTATTTCTGTACAAATCTGACCAGTAACAGTCTTTTAGATATTGCAGACCCAAGAAACAGCTTTGTGACAAGACATGGTCGAGACACCAGAATCCTCTGTGACCAAATTGTCACATATGGGAAAAGTCCACATCCAAGTATCCAAGTCTGGGGTTGTCTGCGAACCACAATCCTCAGCTAATGGATCTGATGGATTCAGTAGTAATTTGTGAGGCGAGAAACCTTCCCAAATGGCCAGGGTGCCAGAGAGGCATTAAAACTAATCACTGGTTTGAGTAATTGACCCCGTGAGCAATGATTTAAACACTATGATCAGACCACACCATCTTAACGCCAACTGTGGCTGCAGACACACCTCAGCCacgacacacagtcaaatgACACACTCACAGGCCGGTATTACAAGTTTTGCTAAATCAGCGCGCTGCACCGATGGAGGCCGTGCGTTTGTTCGGTTTTCTTAACAGTTTAACAGCGAGTGTTCATTTACGGAATATGAGGGAGTAGAGGTGGAAAGTAATGAGCTAATAACTGCCATATCCACTCCATAACAACAGTAGCAATGCATCACTCCACTTAGAATGCAGTTTAACATTCACAGGTGGATAAAAGCAGCTTCTATATCATCATTActccttttcctgtttttttttttatggttcaAACAAAACATTCTGTACAAACCAGTTTTTGGCTTGCAAATAAATCAGAGCCACAATTTCCAGTCTGCAGTGGTGTCTTCTATTTGCAGAAACTGTATGTGATTCCTGAACTGTGGTTGTATTGGCTAAATGATAACATAGGTTAGATTACAATTAGCCATGAATTACATTTGGATAGGATGACTAAATTAATGTTTGTCTAACCTGTGTTGACCCCGCCAGTGAGAATCCAGGCCCCAGTGGTGACTGCAGCGTTGACGAGGCCTTTGCCCACCACCTGCTTGATGCGTGGGTGCAGCTCAAAGTTCTGAACTCCTCCATGGACAGAGATGAGGATCTTTGGAAGCTCCATTTGCCACTCCTTCAGCATCAGCCGCAGGATGCTCTCAGGCCGCGAGTCATAGGACAAGCGCACATACTgccacatttacacacacacacaaaaacgtgaTTGCATCAACACAATGAAGGGAAATGTCAGTTAAagtattaaaacacacacacacacaatttacacAAAATTCTAGCCATCCAGCAGAGGACAATCCATCCTCTTACCTTGGCTCTGTATGAGTGAGACCCTCCCTGGAAGTTGATGACACCGTATGCATCACAGGGGCTCGCCTCCGTGTGCTTTTCCACCGACCACTCCTCCACTGCAGGAACGGACAGGTTGGGGTTTTCGCCCAGCTTCACATCCGAGTACTTCGAGGCCAGGCTGGCGGTGAAGCCCACATGCTGCCGGACCAGCCGTCCACAGCAGCACCTTGATGGGGAGCAGAatcaattcatttatttatattgaccttcaaatttattttgtagtgatgttgggAAGTGCTCATTTATAGCACATGTATGATTATTCAAGATATTCAAAAGCTGGTAAGGATTATAAAAGGATTGGCGACTTTCTGCCAGTAACATGCAGCTTTAGTTTCATGCATTTATCATGCTATATCACTATCAATTACATTCTGTATTTAAGGCTCTTGTAAAAAAGATTCTTGTtgcaaaacaaatgaacaaaacaaattcaaatatcACCTGGAGAGAACATTTTTAACCCACTGATGGAGCAAAAGTCACGAACAAGCTTAAAATTACtggtttaaaattaaaaactgagTTTAAAACACTgcttcaaaaataataaaataatagaaatggTAATTCTTTCCCTATTAACCTATACTATAATATCAGCAACATGagaattattatattaataagtCCAACAATATCAATATTCCACAATCTTTCAAAAATTTGCTTTAATTTCAATGAGTCTTGTCAATGTATTTACAATACAATTAATGATCAAAATCAGCTTTCCTGctcttcattgttttttccaTCACCTTTAGGTGAGAACACAgatcctgaaaaacaaaacctggAAGTAAAAAGTTTCCTGCGTCTGGTTGCTGTTCATTGGAATGACAATGTGAAAGAATTCATCTGCAGGGCTCCTCTGGTGTAAAGAAGCCAGTGAAAACTGATTCACTCAGGCTAATCTCATCAGGTAGCAAAGAGAGCACGAAACAAAGTCTGAGCAAACACTTACCGGACAAGCTGTTGGCAAATTTGGCATCCTGAATGGCATCTGAAAGGGATTTCACAGAAAGAAACGcaatttaaaaactgtttaaataaactgggaacaccaaaataaatacatagaaCTTCAATAATCTCCAACGTCGTAAAGCTtcttattatttaaatgtagGTTACATTTGCATAGCTACAGAACCACCATGACCTCTCCTGGTGAGAGGGAAGACATTTACGAATGTTATCTGGAAGCCGAGCAGGCCGCCCACTTAGACGGGCTTTAACCGTGAAGCCCAGCATGGGGATCAAGTTTCCTCACAGCCGCATGAAGGCCTTTGGCCCCGTGTCACCAACACCTCTGGAGCGGCAGCACGTACTTCAGTTAGTGGAGAGGATCAGTGGAAATAATTGATGTAGAAGAAAACAGTGAGTAAATAACCCAGCGTGACCTTCACATGACAAGAGGAAAAGGACAGACTTCTTCAAAATGTGACCACAGACAGTGTAAGAGTTCATACGGGAAACAAtctaatattaaataattaccCCATCACCCAAAAATCCTTTGACCTCTGGATGAGATATACCTTTAACTGAGCCATTTTCAATGTTTCTCATGCTCACACAGTTTTCATTCTGCAATCCACGCCAGTGAAAAGCTGTCCATTCAGTTTTAACACTGCTTTGTAAGATTCCATTCAATCTGCAAATGCAGTTTTCATGTGCCCATGGAAAAATTGAGTCTTTTTCAAATGCAGTTAACGCCACGCAATATATTTAGTTATTTACAATACCATTCAGGCCCCAACAAACTTAACCAAAGCAGAAAtccatatttaaatattcattaagAATATAtcatatattaaatattgattaGAAATAAATTAGGACTCTCACACCTAAggctacaaaaataaatgataaacagGTTCATCACTGTTCGTCCCTCTCACTCACCACCGTAATTATGGTGACAGACATAAACATGAAGATTATGCAGAAACAGACTCATTTACTTTTCGGAGAGTAGTGATTAGGAGTTGGGCCTACTTTAACACAAACCATGCAATTacactgtttccatggttaccacCACAAAGGACACTGGACTTTGTCGAAGCACATACCTGTGGGGGTCTTTTGACACTGGAATTATGTAGACACATTCCCTCTTGTTGAAAGTGCTTTCTATCCAGGGTTTctgggactggggggggggggagaaaaaaataattaaatattgtaaaaCGAGGACAGTGAGTGATGATTCTCTGGTTTGtatttataattaaatattagCTTCTAACCATTTTAAGCCAATCTTTTCACAGATGATATACTCATTGCTGGCATTATAGCTACCGTAGTTTCACAAAGGCGAGACAAGCAAGTGATAAGAACAAGATGAAAACAGAAGCAACCTTCAGATTCTTCGGAAGACGATACACACACCTTGACAACCGAGTTTTAAGCTACAAAGCTTTAAAGAACAAAGATTAAAAGCCCATAATACAGAATTTTACTCTATGAAAATTTAATGCAGCTGGATTAATCAATAAACAATTCAAAATAGATATGAAATGTGGACAAAGAGAgttaaaaaaagtcacacaaactGTGGTCTGACGGGGTTAGAACCTgtgaaaaaacaatttcagaGTGTATCCTTTTCAAAAAAGGATTTCTGTCAGAGGAATTTCCAATTAATGCTTCACGACTTATTGTTGCTCTGGTGCGGCTCAGAGGACCCATGAGCGATTAGCATCATTAATCCCTCTCAATACAAAGAGGGAACCTGGTAACACACTCACCTGCTTTAAACCAAAGCATTTCAACACcttccaaaacacaaacaacaataacataAGCGTCTGGGACGGAAATGCTTCATTTCATCTCGTTCGGAATCCCAAAAAGTCCATTTGAAGTGGACACAGAATTGTTAACCTAAAGAAAGCTAACCTAATCAATCTGGTGGTGACAATCCCGTCTACGGTACAAATGGTTCTCGGGTAACAAAAGGAACCTTAACAGAACATTTCTATCCAAACCAAGTCACACCACAACGTGACCAGAGTCCCATGGAACGCGTACCTGGatgtcctcctcttcatctctgtgTTTAAGGGCTTTGTACAGGAACATGCCAAAGCTCCTTCATGCATCTCCTGGACAAACCACAACCGCCACCGTTTTCCCTGAATGTTGGGTCATCAGCGAGAAGTCGCAAAACGTCTCGTCGGCTCCGTCTCTCAGTCGACCCAAACGCAATTTCCATACAGGTGTCAAAGTCTACTGTGCTGCCGTTATCATTCAGATCCAGTCCGAGTTAAAAGCTGAGCAATCAGTAAGAGAGTGCAGCCTCTGCTCTCCATCCACTGTTAATCTGTAAGAAGCCACTCAGGGGGCAGATGAATGTGTCTGAGACCAACTAGATATTATACTCAGGCTGGGGAGAAAGAGACGAGGGCGGTGGAGGTGTGGGAGAGGATTAGTGGATGGGCAGACGACTCGGTGATGTATACCTGCTTGGCTACTGAAGACACATCTCCAACAGTGATTCGTGTAGTCCACGCAAAACCTCTCCAGAAAGCTCTCGCACtcccactttaaaaaaaaaaaaaaaaactcgccTTCTTTTTCAACATTAATTTCcaagagaaaaacattcagaCTGACTCCAGATATAACTGAGGCGTCGGCTGTCCCACATGAAAGAATTCTACATCAGACGTGCGCAAACATGAAGTGAGCAGTCGAGATACATTTATCTTCTCAGGACGGTGGCAGCAGTGTCTGAGATGATTCAACACATCCATTTTGGAGTTTACAGAGCACCACATCATTCGATCTCTGTCTAATACACCCTGAAAGTTGTTGATGGTGAGTAATCTTAGCTTTCTTCTGTCCTCCAGCGGATTCATGCTTTGACCCATGGAGGAACTGTTAAGAACCAGATGCAGCCATCTTGGTGTGGTGTGCTTGTCCATCAAGGATGTGTCCATCAGCAATTTGTCACTGTTGGATTATTCATTTCagatttataaatatttattaagttACAAATCTAAATTGAACCAAATCTAAATGGCACAAGAGTGACAGTAAATGTGAGATGACTGGTGGAGAGGTTGGCAATAAAATGGACCGCGTGGCAGTCAAGTAGAGAAAAGGTTATATGAAGAGAACAGGACAAGTTATGCCATTCGGACATTAAAAATGAAGACCaacaattctattttttttagaaagaaagCCAAGGGTTTTTCAACACACATTCCTCacactccctcacacacacacactcgtgtgtgtgtgtgtgtgtgtgtgtgtgtgtgtgtgtgtgtgtgtgtgtgtgtgtgtgtgtgtttaatgaggCCAGGATCAGACAGATAATTCCTCAAAAGCATAAAGAACAATcccgttttgttttgttttatttgcgtGAACAGACACGAATCCCTCAAGAGACCGATTACAAATTCAGACTCTATCTTTCTAACTTTCTATGTATGTTTATGAAGATGCTTATATGGGAACTTAAAGTCAAATGGTGACTTAGGTTTACTATCAGCATGGTCATTCACTAACAATTAAAAGCAAACACTGTCAATGTTATCTCCGTTTCACTTTAAAGTTTACACCTATACTTATTTGTTGAATGTTTATCTGAGTAACGTGATGTCTTATGAAGGTGTGAATAATTGTCTTGACTTGAGGGAATCATTATCCCTTTTAGCACGGCCGGTTTTAGCTGAACATTCCCCCAAATCCTCAGTTAACCACAGGAAGGAGAAAAGCTTCCGTTTTATTCAAAAAGCCGCCAAGACTAGATGGTGTCAAATCAGAATGAACAAATCTTTATGTATTAGCTTTAGCCTAATTAGCAGGTTTGACTGTACTGAGTGCTGATGGCAACGCTACGCAATCAATCCAACTGAGCTCGCTCTGTCGCCTATGTGACAGTCTTGTTATTCATGAGCTGCCTCCCAATTCCAAACAGCTCATTGACTTTTCAAGACCTCTTGATTGAATTAGTGACTTAATCCGCATCTCAAAACTAACTTGCAATGAAGAGATGTGCAACCTGCTGTTCTGGTGTCAGAAGAGAGACACACCCTGTGACTTAAGGGAGGTGTCAGCGCTGCGCTATGGAAGAATGCCTTCCACAAAAACACCGGTGTTGTCTCCAAGTGATAATGAGGAAGATAAAACCCGGCTGTGCCCTGCTAACCTGTAACCATGGCACCTGAGAATGTCAGGCAACAAAAGACTCGAGTACTTCAGAGCCCCTGCCAAAaccagacactcacacacactttcccaCTCCCTTCCCCTTCTGCCTTGTTTCTATTTGCTCCTCGTTTTATGATGCTTTCTTTCCCTGACCGGAAATATAACTCGACGCTATTCCATCTCTTTGCATTCCACTTTGACAACACTGTTCATTTTTCTAATGTGCAAAAACGAATGCTTGTGCACGATTTCAttgttgtgagtgtgtttgcattgaCGATGCCAGACGAAATACTGTagctttatctttttttattgctcaACACACTGAACTCTAAAACATTGTGAACATTttcacacacccccaccccaacaatGTAAAAAGGCTTGCTGGTCAACCCATTCCTCTGACCCCGCCTGACGTAATACATGGAGAGATAAGACCTGGATATGTGAAAGTTATTACCCAACACATGCAGTCAAAGATAAGGCAGACTGAACCAAATTAACATACAAATTTATTGCGTGTTACGGGCGTACTGGTCACTCTGTGACTCATGTTTTCCGCTCTTTGCAACAGAAGTTGAAAATAAAGCTTCACATTTACCAGGAGAAAAATACATGCGTCCTGCTGCCTCAGCATTTTAACGCTGGTTATTTGATTATAGATATTTTCAAttacaactagaaccaaggcggTCACAGACTGCAAAATCCCACAAggcccctgaattcaaaattttagcctgacctacttgcataggtcaaagatcaaagctagtgctctgacctacttttatatatcaaagcactagctttgatctatggtcttactcacacttgTCTCCTCCCacttctttctatcttatccggttcctgagtgtaataaagttaaaatttgaccttgacctagttttcccaaggtcaatgtcatcatctcattttcatcccttttgccgcccgactaat
Protein-coding regions in this window:
- the trpm7 gene encoding transient receptor potential cation channel subfamily M member 7 isoform X5, with the protein product MFLYKALKHRDEEEDIQSQKPWIESTFNKRECVYIIPVSKDPHRCHSGCQICQQLVRCCCGRLVRQHVGFTASLASKYSDVKLGENPNLSVPAVEEWSVEKHTEASPCDAYGVINFQGGSHSYRAKYVRLSYDSRPESILRLMLKEWQMELPKILISVHGGVQNFELHPRIKQVVGKGLVNAAVTTGAWILTGGVNTGVAKHVGDALKEHCSRSSKKICTIGIAPWGVIENRNDLIGRDIIAPYQTLLNPLSKLNVLNGLHSHFLLVDDGTVGKYGAEVNLRRELEKHINLQRIHARIGQGVSVVALIFEGGPNVILTVLEYLQESPPVPVVVCEGTGRAADILAYVHKQTEEGGRLPDGVETDIIATIKKTFNFSQSDAIHLFQTLMECMKSKELITVFHISSEEHQDIDVAILRALLQGTNMSAFDQLVLTLAWDRVDIAKNHVFVYGQQLLVSSLEQVMLDALVMDRVEFVKLLIENGVSMHRFLTISRLEELYNTKQPSSNPTLLHLVRDVKQSHLPPNYKITLIDIGLVIEYLMGGTYRCNYTRKRFRIIYNNLHGNSRRSGRHTAGPGSHLRKSHETFSMQADKKEKTRHNQFIKTAQPYKPKLESTTEQNKKRNKEEIVDIDDPETRRFPYPFNELLVWAVLMKRQKMSLFFWQQGEENMAKALVACKLCRSMGYEAKKSDVVDDTSDELKEYSNEFGTLAVDLLEESFRQDETMAMKLLTYELKNWSNSTCLKLAVSSHLRPFVAHTCTQMLLSDMWMGRLNMRKNSW